In Nematostella vectensis chromosome 12, jaNemVect1.1, whole genome shotgun sequence, the genomic window CGGAGATACGTAGCGATGGTCTACTATCTCGGTGGTGGTGGTTCCTAAATGAAGTAGACATtgagttgaaaaaaatgttgatgaaccactcctttgttattgttaacaattgaaaatacagcggtttacATCATATTAACAATCCACAATAGACAGCATTAGTttgcaaatttattttattatcgcTTAAATAAGCCGATAGCAATTCTACAGAAAAATCGCGCATTTTCAAACACTGGTATTCTTTTGTAAATACTTGGCTTTTTGTATGTTGGCAAGAAAATTTTAGATTCTCTAACACGGAAAAAACATAACTTTACACATCGGAGCTAATTGTAGTATGGTTTGATAGtgatggtgctggtgctggtgctaATAGTGGTGCTATTGGATCGTGGCGGTCGCACGTTAATCTCCTCCCATTCAAGGCATGCGTAGTGAATCTTCAGGAGTATTCCCTTCCTTCCCATACCCCACCCTTTCCTTTCCACCTCTGTCAAATACATTGCTGTTGGCGTTCGCACGTTAATCTCGTCTCACTGGAGACACGCATAGAGGATCTCCAGGATGATTCCCTCCCTTCCCATACCCTTTCCTTTTCTTACCTTCCCTAGTTGCACCCACCAGTACGCTAATTCAATGCTGTTGGAACGTGGTGGTCGCAGGTCTTCTCCCACGTGAGTTACGGGTGGGGAATGTCCACACCCCCTCCCATTCCCATGAGCACATGGTTTTACTCACCAGTGCTTGTGCTAATAGTCGTGCTGTTGGAACGTGGTGGTCGCACGTTAATTTCATCCCATTTGAGGCACGCGTGGAGGATCCTCAGCTGAAGCCCCGCCCCGGCCAGTGTCTGAAGACTCTGAGTCCTGTATCTCCATGCGACCTTATAGAGGGAATAACTATCAGAGAATATCAAACACCTAGTACGATCCCCAAAGCCGCGACAGTGGCACTGACTTTCCTTCTGAGTCAGAGGATCAGGTCAGGAATGCATGGGATTTTCGAGAGCTATAAAAACCTGAGTTATAAAAACGCTAAGCCTGTCTCTTTTAGCAATAGTCCTGTTTCGCATTCCACTTCCCTAACAGACAAAGGATGCATAAATACTGTCCGAGCATAGGTTTGGGACAAATTTCGAGCACAAACCAACGAGAATGGTCGCGCTCAGTCTATTAGAAACAGTTATGTCAATTCGATCTGTCCaatttaaatcaaaacaaatgtCATTTAATTCGGTACAAAAGGGACTTGGGTAACAGAAGCGGAGGAAGCAACAGGAACAGTAGAGTAAGCCATGCTAAGGTTAATTCGTGCCATACAAATATGTAAcatatagaaagctctcagACTGGGTAGTACCATGCTCTGTGATGTTCGCGTAGTGTTCCTACCGAAACATCAGCGTTAGTCTATCTCTGTCAAGGTTCACAGACTTTGTGTCGTTTTAAAATTTCAAGGAACCAGATTGGATAAGTGACTGATGATACCTTAAACGATGGTCTTGGAAACGAGGCTGGCCACGTGATTCCAGTCCCGCGGGATGTATACATGAACTGCTGGACTTCACGCATACCCGCGCGTCGCCCCAGTACCCGTAGGTCTCGCTTGGAGAGGCGGAACACGCTCTTCACGGAATGTCGGTTGCGGCGCCACTTAGCTATGCGATTGTCAAGGAGTTTGCGGGGGTCTCGAACCAGCGGTTCCACCATCGGGTACTTCTCTTGCTTCGGCGGCAACTAAACATGATTATAAAAGTTGATTAAATAGTTGGACAAGTTCTGTGAGCCAGAACAAATAACTTAGCGAgatttgaaaatatattaaactgCTGAAAACGTTTGGTGAGCTCGGTCAAATTACTAAACAAAGGAGAGGATACAGATGTGAGTGTGAAGGGTGAAGGTTGCTGAAGAAGCAAAACAcaattatataatataaatttTGTGCTATATTTTCAAGCACTTTCAACTGTTTCATACatacatattttttactttcagtgattttttttcagacaaTCCCGAATAAGAGCAAACAAGCAATTAATGTAATCCAAGAAAATACCACTTCAAAGTAAAGTTCAAAAtatattgttattttatcaattaaactgcaaaatatataaatacaaaTGTGATTAATGCTTTTCGTGAGGGGGGTTAATTCAATGTGAGATCACAACAATATCAACAAGTAAATTCTCCCCAGTTGATTACTCAAATGGTGATTGCAACAAGAATGAGAAAATTCGAATTGACATGTAGTAAAAATTGTTCTTACCTTGCTTGGAGTACTTGTTGAAGACTGCACCAGCCGTGTCATGGATACAGCTGTTTTGGGCGTGCTAGCCCCCACTGTCTTGGGCGCGACAGCTATGGGCCGCACCCCCTGTTGTTGGGTGAGGCCCAAGCTTGTCTTGATGGACACAGGGACTCTTATACTGGTGCCACCACTAGTCGCCCCAGGCCCCCCCTGTATGGTGCCCTGGACAGTAAATGTCTGGCCCGACGGGGTAACAATCCGAATTAGCTGGGTTTGGCCAGGAACAACCACATTACCGGTGACATTAGTAACCATGTTTCCAGGAATGCTTGCCACCAAGGCGGCGATGTTGCCAACGGGGGTTGCACCACCTGAAGTAGTTATTAGAGGAGTGCTCAGGCGCACTACGTTACCGCCTAACGGCACTTGCGGTCCTGATGGGTTTGGTAGGATGGGTTTGGGGCCTATGGGGACATACTTCGTGGTAGATATAGGCTGCACCTGTCTTGGCTTCAATGCCAATGACGCAGTAACAATCCCTGGGTTCTGCAGCCTTGCAATTTTTATGGATTGTGAAACAGCAGGCTTTGCAGGGGTAGAAGTAAGGGTAGAAGTCTGTTGTGTTAAACAAGAGGGTGGTCTGGGTGTTGTGGGGTTTCCCATGGTATGGGGCACTGACTGCGTTGTCTGTGTAGCAAGGGCAGCTAGAGGAGAAGACTGTGCTGGTACCAGGGAAATGGTCGTCTGCTGTGATGGGTGAGTAGTAGTGGTTGTGGAAGGTGCCTGATAAGTTGTAGAAGCCACCGTTGGTTTTGGAGGAGCAGTAGCTACAATGGATTGTGCCACTTGAGAACAAGAGGCCGCAGAAGGTCCCGCTTGAGAAGACGGGGTCACAGAATGCCCCGTTTGGGTAGATGGGGCCATAGAGGGCGCCACTTGAGTTGAAGAGGCCACAGAAGGCGCAGCTTGGGTAGACGGGGTCACAGAAGGCGTCATTTGAGTAGACGGGGTCACAGAAGGTGCCGCTTGAGTGGAAGAGGCTACAGAAGGCGTTACTTGTGTAGAGGAGGCCACAGAAGGCGTCATTTGAGTAGACGGGGCCACAGAAGGCATCCCTTGAGTGGACGTGGTCACAGAAGTCGCCGCTTGAGTGGAAGAGGCTACAGAAGGCGTTACTTGAGTAGACGAGGTCACAGAAGTCGTCACTTCAGTAGACAGGGTCACAGAAGGTGCCGCTTGAGTGGAAGAGGCTACAGAAGGCGTTACGTGAGTAGAAGAGGCCACAGAACGCGTCACTTGAGTAGAAGAGGCCGCAGAAGGAGCCAGTTGCACACCGCCAGACACTGGCTGTGATGCTTGAGTTGTAGACTGTGCTGGTGGAATAACAGGAGCTACTGGCAGGGCTGCTTGAGAATTGGGGGGTGCAGATTGAGCCACTAGGGGGGAAGACAATGCTGGTTGAGTAATAGGAGCTACGGTTTGTGCTCGAAATGAAGCAGAGGAAGCAACAGCGACAGCTACAGACTGTTCTTGTTTAGTCGCTATTGGCTTCAACCTCACTTCCTCGATTTTCTCGGAATTGTCTTCCAAATTTCTTGGTTTTACCGAATTTCCCAAAACACTTTGTACATCTTCTACTAAAAGCGAGTCTCTAGCACGTTTCCGTTCGCATCTTATCTCCTCAAAGGACTTTTCGAAAAAGTCCGACACATTTCTTTGTAATGAAGTATCCTCATCAATCTCCATAGCTTCTTGTTCTATATCCATCCTTTTGGAGTTCTGTGGTCCATCTTTGTTCTCTTTAGCGAAGACAGTGTTTGAGCTATCTGGACTGATGGCCATAGTTTTGGAAGGACCATTCCTATCAGGTATATGATTAAGAATTGTCTTTGCACCACAATCATTCGAAGAGACCTTCTCGTTAGAGTCCATCAATGGACCCTTAACAGGGAATACTTTGCCAGAATTATCATTAGAGTCAATACACAGTGCGCTTGCAAATTCCCCTTTAGTGTCCTTGCTCATCACATTCCCTTCCTCCAACCCAGTTTCCTGCACTTCTGTGCCATCAATAACCACCCAACCATCGTCTTCTAGAGAGGAAAATCTTTCATGGGACTCCTTCTCTGAAAGCTCAGTGTTAGGAATGCAAGAGACTTCCATCGGAGTGGCAACATGGTCAATCTTTTCAACACTGCTGCCTTTGCAAGGTAGTTCTGATTCCTCAGTCAATGATGAGGTTTTCGATACAAGAGAAACTCCACTTTCTCCTCTCTGTCTTGGAGTAGTCTCCCTAGATGCATCTTGTTCTGTGGTCCCTTCACGATTTTCCTGATCACTCACTGACCCAGCAGGCAACTGATCTTCATCTAGACTTTCTGAACTGTTGGCATTTCCTGGAAGTTTACTCTCTAGGTGTCCTGCGGGGCTTGTACCCTTGATGATATTAGTATCCATCACTTGGGAAGATGTAACTTTGGCATTGCTCTcttcgactttttcttttatttcggATTTTCCTTCAAAGCTCTTACCACATACAGAATCTGGCACTGCTTGGGTGATCTCTAAGGCAGGGTTTGTGTCTGACCTTGTAATATTTTCAGATGTACTATTTGTCAAAGGTATGTTAGCATCAGCATTTTGTTTAAGTGGTTCACGGCCAACAGGTTCGGATTGAACAGGTATTTGCAATAAGTTAAAAGTTTTCTTTGCAGATGATTCTTCAGCTGTAATATTGTGGGGTAGCAGAAGCCCAGTTGATGTTTCGTTAGGTAGTTTTGTATTTGTTACCTTAGAGATGGCAAAAGAAGCCTCTGGAACCGCTGGGGTGACAATAGTCGTCACTGGGGACTGTTTATCAACTGGCGTAATTGTTCTTCTGGCAGGTTCTTTTGTTGCCACAGCTGACTGTGTGACAACTGGTGTGACTATAGTCGTACCATGGGGTTGCGTGACCATATTTGCGACAGCTGGTGTGACTATAGTCGTACCATGAGGTTGCGTGACCATATTTGCGACAACTGCTTGTGTGTTAACTGGCATAGTGGCAACTAAGGTAGGTTGTTTTGTGACAGCTACCTCGGTAAAAGTTGTTACTTTTGGCTGTGTGACAACTGGCACTGTAATAGTTGAAGCAGGATGTTGTGTGACAGCAGGTGTTGTGATAGTTGAAGCAgggtgttgtgtgacagcaGGTGTTGTGATAGTTGAAGCAGGATGTTGTGTGACAGCAGGTGTTGTGATAGTTGAAGCAgggtgttgtgtgacagcaGGTGTTGTGATAGTTGAAGCAgggtgttgtgtgacagcaGGTGTTGTGATAGTTGAAGCAgggtgttgtgtgacagcaGGTGTTGTGATAGTTGAAGCAGGGTGTTGTGTGACAACTGCAGTGGACATAGTTGTGATTGGCCGTTGTGTGACTGCCGGTGAGACAGGGTCCCTAGCTACCACAGGCACAGCAGTAGTGACAGTTTGCCGCTCAGCCCGAGGGACATAAGGTGGGAATTTAGTTGTTGGTATTATTTTTTGTGGACAAGATTGCGCAGACACAGTAGGTGTTGGTAAAACTGGTGCTTCTCGCATTAACACTGTGTTTTGTATGGAAATTCCTTGCGTTACTTGAGTTCTTTGCATTAGTGTGCCTTGTGTTACAGCAGTCTGCGTAATGGGTAACCTTTGTGTGACAGACATTCCTTGCATGACAACTCTTCCTGGCGTGACAGGTATCCCTTGAGTGACAGCTGTTCCTTGCGTGACAACTCTCTCTGGTGTTACAGGTATTCCTTGCGTGACCACTGTTCCTTGCAAGGAAACTCTTTCTGGTGTGACCGGCATACCTTTTGTGACCACTGTTCCTTGTGTGACAACTCTTCCTCGCGTAACAGGTATTCCTTGCGTGACAATTCTTCCTGGCGTGACAGGCATTCCTTGCGTGACAACTCTTCCTGGTGTGACAGGCATCCCTTGTGTAACAACTTTTCCTTGTGTGACAACTCTTCCTGGTGTGATAGGCATCCCTTGCGTGACAACTCTTCCTTTTGTGACAGGCATCCCTTGTGTAACCCCTTTTGCAACATTTACCCTTTCTGTTTTCACTATCTTAGCAGCAGCAAGGGCCCTTTTCATATCTTCTTGTTTCTTACGAAGTTCCTTCTTGGTATTAATGCCATCTACAACATGTGTTAGCTTACGCTTTTTGCTCTCAAAGTCATTCTTATCCTTGGTAAGAAAACGCTTCCGTTTCCGGCTCTGCATGTCGCTACACCAGGTCCATCCACCATTGCCAAAGATGCGATATTCTTCACCTTTCTGCTTCCACACAGTGTGTGTAGGAATCCAGGAATAGTTCACTATAGAAGCAAAGCATACTATTTCTAGCTCTAAAGTCATAAAGACAAAGAGAAGCAACACAAAGACAGGGCTGTTACTTAAGATAGGTACCAATGGACAAAGAGAGAAATATAAATACTCACGCTTTTCATCGGTTATTGTGATCAGCAATTTAATAAGTATGATCTTATTAAGATAAAGTACAGATACAAGTATTCATCATTTTAATGTCGTTATAATGACGACCCTTTTACTCAATACTTGTACTTACCAAACACTTTTTCCTCTTTAATTTCcacctcctcctcctcatcttTATGATCCCTCTTCTTCTGTGCCTTTTCTGCTTTGGTTTCGACGAGTGCACGGTGCATTCCTGTATGTCCATGAGCTTCTGTCCACGCTGGTATAAAACACACTGGCTTTATCAGTGTTTCCAGGAAAGACAAAGCCGCGGCAAACTCCAGTG contains:
- the LOC5516917 gene encoding nucleosome-remodeling factor subunit BPTF isoform X1, which translates into the protein MKRGRGRPPKNPVSTSKLLNSEQRGSQNGRPSPKVDSPQGPKTRGLARSTPRKTYFEGLPSSDSDTDSDSSYESTVSTISSVSSYRTPRVIPMRTVTPLRLPPSSDDLLLPDNEVIKALGIYEVLRQFGRVLRLSPFRFEDFCAAIASEEQSSLLSEVHLSLFKALLLEDETNGLTFTASDEKDSFNIFVHELDGFTWPEHIRSYINSDKLEFADLESIVRGRSEDNPYPFASIEDRLTLLQRLSDLFLSSNSIREEIINEGMLESEDHCRSCGKMGDLLCCEICPGVYHLQCLKPPLEQVPTGDWLCPVCEAHQVKGVTDCHLEWTKDGWLRNAPLGMDREGRKYWFLSRRLFVEGEQDSLYFSSKAHLDDLIRYLVADGQERKLLAGIRSKYNEITKQMAITEALVDAVRGDKKSGLLARRKQVSKEDAKPDEDGDSTKQDDKAALDVNSTLDSKAIASTDVKTESADTPSKSVSLTFISDAAVPKLFTAPPVDKKPEEQDIEESKRAAQNQESNNDGDGLKETNPSVDLKKDSGCPLKQDENVKLSGSEAHQGKKECASSPTMKPSQQVKIVLSKVDSIDGPKVLVSLAHKDTKMENMDCDSRSHPTETFEEGGLGTPDVNMKVEQGTTLVVSKKQDTTEDNDASNESSSHATRACCLNFEPQGGETPKTTDHKQDVDATSVFKKTKEELVPMEIPTGPFFRLGEERNFTLYVNQFSINPQALNKHQHGEYRERKRAVNNKFCTTSMEFKWTHEIFGSKEVILNTLRSTIVSLENNIPTAFMHPVWPLQRSTWVRAVHISEKPLEFAAALSFLETLIKPVCFIPAWTEAHGHTGMHRALVETKAEKAQKKRDHKDEEEEVEIKEEKVFVNYSWIPTHTVWKQKGEEYRIFGNGGWTWCSDMQSRKRKRFLTKDKNDFESKKRKLTHVVDGINTKKELRKKQEDMKRALAAAKIVKTERVNVAKGVTQGMPVTKGRVVTQGMPITPGRVVTQGKVVTQGMPVTPGRVVTQGMPVTPGRIVTQGIPVTRGRVVTQGTVVTKGMPVTPERVSLQGTVVTQGIPVTPERVVTQGTAVTQGIPVTPGRVVMQGMSVTQRLPITQTAVTQGTLMQRTQVTQGISIQNTVLMREAPVLPTPTVSAQSCPQKIIPTTKFPPYVPRAERQTVTTAVPVVARDPVSPAVTQRPITTMSTAVVTQHPASTITTPAVTQHPASTITTPAVTQHPASTITTPAVTQHPASTITTPAVTQHPASTITTPAVTQHPASTITTPAVTQHPASTITVPVVTQPKVTTFTEVAVTKQPTLVATMPVNTQAVVANMVTQPHGTTIVTPAVANMVTQPHGTTIVTPVVTQSAVATKEPARRTITPVDKQSPVTTIVTPAVPEASFAISKVTNTKLPNETSTGLLLPHNITAEESSAKKTFNLLQIPVQSEPVGREPLKQNADANIPLTNSTSENITRSDTNPALEITQAVPDSVCGKSFEGKSEIKEKVEESNAKVTSSQVMDTNIIKGTSPAGHLESKLPGNANSSESLDEDQLPAGSVSDQENREGTTEQDASRETTPRQRGESGVSLVSKTSSLTEESELPCKGSSVEKIDHVATPMEVSCIPNTELSEKESHERFSSLEDDGWVVIDGTEVQETGLEEGNVMSKDTKGEFASALCIDSNDNSGKVFPVKGPLMDSNEKVSSNDCGAKTILNHIPDRNGPSKTMAISPDSSNTVFAKENKDGPQNSKRMDIEQEAMEIDEDTSLQRNVSDFFEKSFEEIRCERKRARDSLLVEDVQSVLGNSVKPRNLEDNSEKIEEVRLKPIATKQEQSVAVAVASSASFRAQTVAPITQPALSSPLVAQSAPPNSQAALPVAPVIPPAQSTTQASQPVSGGVQLAPSAASSTQVTRSVASSTHVTPSVASSTQAAPSVTLSTEVTTSVTSSTQVTPSVASSTQAATSVTTSTQGMPSVAPSTQMTPSVASSTQVTPSVASSTQAAPSVTPSTQMTPSVTPSTQAAPSVASSTQVAPSMAPSTQTGHSVTPSSQAGPSAASCSQVAQSIVATAPPKPTVASTTYQAPSTTTTTHPSQQTTISLVPAQSSPLAALATQTTQSVPHTMGNPTTPRPPSCLTQQTSTLTSTPAKPAVSQSIKIARLQNPGIVTASLALKPRQVQPISTTKYVPIGPKPILPNPSGPQVPLGGNVVRLSTPLITTSGGATPVGNIAALVASIPGNMVTNVTGNVVVPGQTQLIRIVTPSGQTFTVQGTIQGGPGATSGGTSIRVPVSIKTSLGLTQQQGVRPIAVAPKTVGASTPKTAVSMTRLVQSSTSTPSKLPPKQEKYPMVEPLVRDPRKLLDNRIAKWRRNRHSVKSVFRLSKRDLRVLGRRAGMREVQQFMYTSRGTGITWPASFPRPSFKVAWRYRTQSLQTLAGAGLQLRILHACLKWDEINVRPPRSNSTTISTSTGTTTTEIVDHRYVSPDGLQMEFLVRKTIRTLRKPVSEIPRSPPPTTSKRGRTLRPKITLNPEFSDDEEEMEPVNMGPKVFQTWCPEEKLELWEIRQYQERREREKALEQEKKLQEEAMKRAAEMRAAAVQKREQEQQVKQQQRLLKMNQKKVQNAIKTQRKVAATTVTHAMVNPAYKSLISSPTLASPQVVSALRQTAPKQQPVVVRTLQPQTAVSRPQVTMKPPVIMTPYQRAQMQPGMTPQASTIRVQGAKTVTKTPQRSRSTPKMKHSSKEQQQAKQQSAKSKGKKTSTGGNVPILMNRKLMSLESRQDLSRIAICRKVIDSMLHKIERNESTEKAKEHKREEENRKREKAKLMRLDGLLYKRKEALRKEIMKKRLLLEKELTTELVKSSKAKATRDETSRKRRHEESQGDQVEPVVEKRPKWSEDTTLYCICKKPYDATRFYVGCDLCANWFHGACVNITPEEAAAMDHWSCKDCKREQQDVEQEEVYCLCRQPYDETKFYVGCDSCQDWFHGACVGISENEADQLESYVCPRCKENQSKLALQPLTNRDHDSLKRMLRSLQSHKMAWPFLEPVSGLDVPGYYDVIKEPMDLSTVEDKITSKKYATLEQFVSDVTRIFDNCRFFNGKDTPYYRCAEVLEAVFVQKLRAWKSKK
- the LOC5516917 gene encoding nucleosome-remodeling factor subunit BPTF isoform X2, with amino-acid sequence MKRGRGRPPKNPVSTSKLLNSEQRGSQNGRPSPKVDSPQGPKTRGLARSTPRKTYFEGLPSSDSDTDSDSSYESTVSTISSVSSYRTPRVIPMRTVTPLRLPPSSDDLLLPDNEVIKALGIYEVLRQFGRVLRLSPFRFEDFCAAIASEEQSSLLSEVHLSLFKALLLEDETNGLTFTASDEKDSFNIFVHELDGFTWPEHIRSYINSDKLEFADLESIVRGRSEDNPYPFASIEDRLTLLQRLSDLFLSSNSIREEIINEGMLESEDHCRSCGKMGDLLCCEICPGVYHLQCLKPPLEQVPTGDWLCPVCEAHQVKGVTDCHLEWTKDGWLRNAPLGMDREGRKYWFLSRRLFVEGEQDSLYFSSKAHLDDLIRYLVADGQERKLLAGIRSKYNEITKQMAITEALVDAVRGDKKSGLLARRKQVSKEDAKPDEDGDSTKQDDKAALDVNSTLDSKAIASTDVKTESADTPSKSVSLTFISDAAVPKLFTAPPVDKKPEEQDIEESKRAAQNQESNNDGDGLKETNPSVDLKKDSGCPLKQDENVKLSGSEAHQGKKECASSPTMKPSQQVKIVLSKVDSIDGPKVLVSLAHKDTKMENMDCDSRSHPTETFEEGGLGTPDVNMKVEQGTTLVVSKKQDTTEDNDASNESSSHATRACCLNFEPQGGETPKTTDHKQDVDATSVFKKTKEELVPMEIPTGPFFRLGEERNFTLYVNQFSINPQALNKHQHGEYRERKRAVNNKFCTTSMEFKWTHEIFGSKEVILNTLRSTIVSLENNIPTAFMHPVWPLQRSTWVRAVHISEKPLEFAAALSFLETLIKPVCFIPAWTEAHGHTGMHRALVETKAEKAQKKRDHKDEEEEVEIKEEKVFVNYSWIPTHTVWKQKGEEYRIFGNGGWTWCSDMQSRKRKRFLTKDKNDFESKKRKLTHVVDGINTKKELRKKQEDMKRALAAAKIVKTERVNVAKGVTQGMPVTKGRVVTQGMPITPGRVVTQGKVVTQGMPVTPGRVVTQGMPVTPGRIVTQGIPVTRGRVVTQGTVVTKGMPVTPERVSLQGTVVTQGTAVTQGIPVTPGRVVMQGMSVTQRLPITQTAVTQGTLMQRTQVTQGISIQNTVLMREAPVLPTPTVSAQSCPQKIIPTTKFPPYVPRAERQTVTTAVPVVARDPVSPAVTQRPITTMSTAVVTQHPASTITTPAVTQHPASTITTPAVTQHPASTITTPAVTQHPASTITTPAVTQHPASTITTPAVTQHPASTITTPAVTQHPASTITVPVVTQPKVTTFTEVAVTKQPTLVATMPVNTQAVVANMVTQPHGTTIVTPAVANMVTQPHGTTIVTPVVTQSAVATKEPARRTITPVDKQSPVTTIVTPAVPEASFAISKVTNTKLPNETSTGLLLPHNITAEESSAKKTFNLLQIPVQSEPVGREPLKQNADANIPLTNSTSENITRSDTNPALEITQAVPDSVCGKSFEGKSEIKEKVEESNAKVTSSQVMDTNIIKGTSPAGHLESKLPGNANSSESLDEDQLPAGSVSDQENREGTTEQDASRETTPRQRGESGVSLVSKTSSLTEESELPCKGSSVEKIDHVATPMEVSCIPNTELSEKESHERFSSLEDDGWVVIDGTEVQETGLEEGNVMSKDTKGEFASALCIDSNDNSGKVFPVKGPLMDSNEKVSSNDCGAKTILNHIPDRNGPSKTMAISPDSSNTVFAKENKDGPQNSKRMDIEQEAMEIDEDTSLQRNVSDFFEKSFEEIRCERKRARDSLLVEDVQSVLGNSVKPRNLEDNSEKIEEVRLKPIATKQEQSVAVAVASSASFRAQTVAPITQPALSSPLVAQSAPPNSQAALPVAPVIPPAQSTTQASQPVSGGVQLAPSAASSTQVTRSVASSTHVTPSVASSTQAAPSVTLSTEVTTSVTSSTQVTPSVASSTQAATSVTTSTQGMPSVAPSTQMTPSVASSTQVTPSVASSTQAAPSVTPSTQMTPSVTPSTQAAPSVASSTQVAPSMAPSTQTGHSVTPSSQAGPSAASCSQVAQSIVATAPPKPTVASTTYQAPSTTTTTHPSQQTTISLVPAQSSPLAALATQTTQSVPHTMGNPTTPRPPSCLTQQTSTLTSTPAKPAVSQSIKIARLQNPGIVTASLALKPRQVQPISTTKYVPIGPKPILPNPSGPQVPLGGNVVRLSTPLITTSGGATPVGNIAALVASIPGNMVTNVTGNVVVPGQTQLIRIVTPSGQTFTVQGTIQGGPGATSGGTSIRVPVSIKTSLGLTQQQGVRPIAVAPKTVGASTPKTAVSMTRLVQSSTSTPSKLPPKQEKYPMVEPLVRDPRKLLDNRIAKWRRNRHSVKSVFRLSKRDLRVLGRRAGMREVQQFMYTSRGTGITWPASFPRPSFKVAWRYRTQSLQTLAGAGLQLRILHACLKWDEINVRPPRSNSTTISTSTGTTTTEIVDHRYVSPDGLQMEFLVRKTIRTLRKPVSEIPRSPPPTTSKRGRTLRPKITLNPEFSDDEEEMEPVNMGPKVFQTWCPEEKLELWEIRQYQERREREKALEQEKKLQEEAMKRAAEMRAAAVQKREQEQQVKQQQRLLKMNQKKVQNAIKTQRKVAATTVTHAMVNPAYKSLISSPTLASPQVVSALRQTAPKQQPVVVRTLQPQTAVSRPQVTMKPPVIMTPYQRAQMQPGMTPQASTIRVQGAKTVTKTPQRSRSTPKMKHSSKEQQQAKQQSAKSKGKKTSTGGNVPILMNRKLMSLESRQDLSRIAICRKVIDSMLHKIERNESTEKAKEHKREEENRKREKAKLMRLDGLLYKRKEALRKEIMKKRLLLEKELTTELVKSSKAKATRDETSRKRRHEESQGDQVEPVVEKRPKWSEDTTLYCICKKPYDATRFYVGCDLCANWFHGACVNITPEEAAAMDHWSCKDCKREQQDVEQEEVYCLCRQPYDETKFYVGCDSCQDWFHGACVGISENEADQLESYVCPRCKENQSKLALQPLTNRDHDSLKRMLRSLQSHKMAWPFLEPVSGLDVPGYYDVIKEPMDLSTVEDKITSKKYATLEQFVSDVTRIFDNCRFFNGKDTPYYRCAEVLEAVFVQKLRAWKSKK